Within Nitrospirota bacterium, the genomic segment TTCGCCACGTATCACATGGAGGATCCCCAAATTTTCTACAACAAGGAGGATCTCTGGGCGATCCCGCAGAAGGGCGAGCAGGACATGGAGCCGTATTACACGATCATGAAACTCCCCGGTGAAGCGCGCGAAGAGTTCATCCTCATGATCCCGTACACACCCGCCAAACGCGACAACATGGCGGCGTGGCTCGCCGCGCGGTCGGACGGCGTCCACTACGGAAAGCTGATCGTCTATTTGTTTCCCAAACAGAAGTTGGTCTATGGCCCGCGGCAAATCGAAGCGCGGATCGACCAGGACGCGTTGGTCTCTCAGCAGCTCACGCTCTGGACGCAGCGCGGGTCGCAGGCGATCCGGGGCAGCCTGCTCGTTATCCCGATTGAGGATTCGCTGTTGTACGTGGAGCCGCTGTACCTCGCGGCATCTGAGTCGGGCTCGCTGCCTGAGCTTCGACGGGTCATCGTCGCGTTCGGAAATCGCCTGTTGATGGAGCCGGATCTGGACGCGGCGCTCGCCGGCTTGTTCGGAGGTCGGGCACTGGACGTGGCCGGTCCGGCGTCGCCGCGGGAGCTCGCCGCCGGGCCCCCGGGGACCGCCGTCTCGCTCAGCCGTCAGGCCCTCGAGTACTACCGTCGGGCGCAGACCGCTCTGCGGGAAGGGCGGTGGGAGGCCTACGGCGCGGAGCTCAAGCAGCTGGAACAGGCCCTGGAAGCGCTTGCCAAGACGCCCTAGGGCCGCTATGCTTGCCGCAATGTTGCTGCCGACTCCACCGCAACGGACGCCCGCCGTTTCATCCGACGTGAACATGCCTGCGCTGATCGGGCAGAGCCCCACGATCCGTCAGTTACACGACGCCATCCGGCAGGTGTCCGACTCGCCGACGACGGTACTGATTCTGGGAGAAACCGGTACGGGCAAGGAGCTCGTGGCGAGGGTGCTGCACGATCTCAGCAGCCGGCGTGCGGGCCCGTTCGTCGCCGTCAACTGCGCGGCAATCCCCGACGACCTGATCGAGAGCGAATTGTTCGGGCACGAGCGCGGGGCCTTCACCGACGCACACGCGACGCGCCGAGGCCAATTCGAGATGGCAAACGGCGGAACCCTCTTTTTGGACGAGATCGGCGATCTGAGCCTCCGAGCTCAGGGCAATCTCTTGAGAGTCATCGAGGAGCGGATGTTTGCACGAGTGGGGGGCACCGAGCCCATTCGGGTGGACGTGCGTCTCCTTGGCGCGACCAACGTGGACTTGGAACAGGCCGTGCGAAACGGAGGGTTCCGAGAAGACCTGTACCACCGATTGAACGTCGTCCCGATACAGGTCCCTCCGCTGCGCGAACGGTCCGAGGACATCCCGATGTTGGTCGAACATTTTTTGGCTCGAGCCAACCAGGAACACGGCTCCCAGAAAACCATCGCGCCCGAAGTGATGGACCGTTTAGCGGGGTATGACTGGCCGGGAAACGTCCGGGAGATGGAGAACCTCATGGCGCGCTTGGTCGCGCTCGCCGCCAACCCGGTCATTCAAGAGGACGACCTGCCCCTCAAGGTTCGAGCCCGAGCGAGAACCCGCACCCTCGCCGAGGATGTCCGGCGCGGGGCGGTCTCGTTGACCCAAGCCGTCGATGCCTTCGAGCGCGAGTTGATTCTGGACGCCCTCACACGCACCTCCCACGTGCAGGTGCGAGCGGCCAAGGCGTTGGGCATTACCCGACGCATCCTGAAGTACAAGATGGACGCGCTCGGGATTCCCGTGACCCGTCCGCGCGCCCGCCCCATCCGCCGTCAGGCGGCGTAGCAACGTTCCCGCGGCCTCCGCGCAACGTCGATTGACGCTCCCCAGGGCCTCTGTTAGACTGGCCGCGTGCTCGCTGACCCGCAGGCCAAGATCGCCGCGCTCCACGACAACATTGAGCGGGTCATCTGCGGCAAATCCGATGTCGTCACGCTCGCGATGGTCACGTTGCTCGCCCGCGGGCACCTGTTGATCGAAGACGTCCCCGGCGTCGGGAAGACCACGTTGGCCCACAGCTTTGCGCGGTCCCTGAGCTGCAGCTTCAAACGAATCCAGTTCACCAGCGACCTCCTGCCCTCCGATATCATCGGGCTCTCGGTGCTCAACCAGACCAGCCGCGAATTCGAGTTCCGGCCCGGACCGATCTTTGCCAACATCGTGCTGGCCGATGAAATCAATCGAACCACGCCCAAGACTCAAAGCAGCCTGTTGGAGGCGATGAACGACGCCCAGGTGTCGGTGGACAGCCACACCCACCCGCTGCCGCGGCCCTTCATGGTGATCGCCACACAAAACCCCGTCGAATACCACGGAACCTATCCGTTGCCCGAATCGCAACTCGACCGGTTCATGATCCGCGCGCACATGGGGTACCCCGACGTCGAGGACGAGAAACGCATCATCACGGCGAAACACTTGGTGGGTCGCGCGGAGGAGATCTCGCCGGTGCTCGGCGCGGACGACGTCGTCGCTCTGCAGGAAATCACCTCTCGCGTGACCATCGACGACGGATTGGTGGACTATCTGATGGCGATCGTCTCCGCGACGCGATCGCGCCCGGACGTGGACTTGGGCGTCAGCACGCGTGGAGCGGTGTTCCTCTATCGGGCCACCCAGGCGATGGCGTTGATCGAGGGCCGAACCTACGCGCTGCCAGACGACGTGAAACGCCTCGCCGTCCCCGTGTTCGCCCACCGAATCGTGGTGAATCCTGGAGTCGAATCGTTCGACCGCCGGAATGACGACGCCAAAGACATCTTGACCGAGATCCTGGACCAAGTTCCCGTTCCGCTGTAATCGCCCGTATGGGGCGCCCGTGACCGCCACCGCTGCGTCGTTGATGCCTCGCTCCGGCCGCAAACCGGGCGCATCCTCGGCCACCCCTCGTCCGCGTCAACGGACGACCCGATCGGCCAAAGTGACGCCCACCGGCATTCGGTTCCTGCTCTTGGCGCTCGCGGTCGGGCTCGCCGCGGTCAACACCGGCAACAATATTCTCTACCTCCTGTTCGCGATGATGCTGAGTCTCATCGTCGTGGCAGGTCTCTTTTCCGAGCGCGTCCTCGCCCGCCTCGGCGCCACGCGGTCGCTGCCCCTGCGATTGTTCGCCGACACCCCCACCCCATACCAGATGGTGCTGAGCAACGGCAAACGGTTCATGCCCGCGTTTTCGCTCCGGATCCGAGAAGGACGGGGAGCGTTCCGTCTGGACGCCGCCGAGCACCGGTGTCCCCGACTCGAACCCGGCGGGGCGGTCACCATCGACTCGGTCGCCACGTTCCGAGACCGCGGCGTGCACCATCTTCCCGGAATCGAAGTCATCACCACCTTCCCCTTCGGCCTGTTCGAAAAAACGTTACGAATACCGGTCGAAACGGATCTGCTCGTCTACCCATCACTCGACTCTCTGCGACGCTCGTCCGGACGGCCGTTGATGGAGGACGGCCCGTCCGGAACGCACAGGGGCACCGCCGGAGTGTCTCACATTCGGGAGTACCGAACGGGAGATGATCCACGGTTCATCCACTGGAAACATTCGGCGCGGAGGGCGAAGCTTGTCATTCGTGAGCCCGAGCGCGAGGGAGCGCGCTCGCTCGTGCTGGTCTTCAGCAACCGACTGCCTCCGGATCCCCTGCCCATCCATCGCGCGTGGTTCGAAGATGCGGTCCGTCTGACCGCGTCGCTCGCGGATCGGGCGATCCGAGACGGTCGGGAGGTCCTGATGGCCACCTGGGATGGGACCACCCGCATGGGGCGCGGCGCGCTCCATTTGGAGCGAGTGCTCCGGACCCTGGCGACGATCGGTCCTACCACGACTCAGGCGGGCGACCGGCTGGTCGCGTGGTCAGGGGATCTCGCCCAACAGACCGTCCACCTTATCTTGGTGTGGGACGATCCGCAGTGGTCGACGATCCGGCCACGGTGCGAGCGCGTGTGGGTCGTGGCCCAAGATGTCTCCAGGGACGCGTCGTGACGCGCGCGGCTCGACGGGCGTCCCACGTCATGGCCCTCGTCGGCTTGGCCTCGCTCGCCGTGACGGGTCAGATCGGCGCGCCCTGGCTGGCCGCCGGCGCGCTCGCCGTCCTCGCCAGCGCGGCCATGGATGCGACCCGACTGTCCCTGAACGCCCAAGCGCCGTGGGCGAACCTGCTGATCCTGGCGGCGTTGGGCTTCGCAGTGGCGGATTCGCTGTGGCTCTCGCCCAGTTTGCTCCACGTCGGCGCGCATCTGCTCATCGTGCTCATGCTGACGCGACTGCGCCACCGCAATGCCCGGGAATACCTGCAGTTGGTCGTGATTGTCTTCCTTCAGATGGTCGCGGCGGCGGGACTGGCCGCCCACGGGACCTTCAACGCGGGATTCGCCGCCTACCTCCCGGTCATGGTATGGGTGCTGGTCCATTACCACCTGCTCTCGGAGGCGGAGCGCGCCGAGACCGGACCGAGCGAGCCGCCGGCAGGCCTCGCGCCTTGGACCGCCGCTGCGGCACTCACCGCGATCATCGCCGCGGGGGTCCTCTTCCTCTTTCTCCCCCGCATGGGGCTCGAGCTGTTGGGCGTCATCCCGCAGAAAGATGTCCGTTTATCCGGGTTTTCGCCCCAGGTCCGTTTGGGCGCCATCGGGCCGGTCAAGCGCGATCCCACGATCGTGATGCGTGTGGCGGGTCCGTCCGTCGGACTCGGCGGCGAACTCCTCTACCTTCGCGGCGCCGTGTTCGACACGTTTGACGGTCAGAGCTGGCTGGCCACGACCCCCGCGCGTCGGATGCTCCCGCAAGACGGCGAGGGCAGGTTTGCGCTGGGCCGAGCCGTGGGCGACGCTCCCACGATGGCGATTCGCGCCGAACCGCTCGACACCCCGGTGCTCTTTACGCCGGAACGAACCGACGCGGTGGCCGGACCGTTTGCGGCGATCCTCGTGGACGACGACGAGATCTTCAATCTTCCCTATGCCCCTGGAATCCGCCAGACCTACGAGGTCTGGCGGCGGCCCCAAGCCACCGCGTCTTCCACCGGCGCCCGAGGCGGCGAACGCTACCTGCGGCGGACTGGATCGGCGCGCATCGCCGAACTTGCCGGCCAGGTGGCGGCTTCCTCGACCACGCCCCGGGGCCGGTCCCTCGCGGTGGAACGGTTCCTCCGAACCCGTTACACCTATACCCTGGACGTCCCGGGCGGCGAGGATCGGCCGGTGGAAACGTTCCTCTTCGATCGCCGGTCGGGATATTGCGAACACTTCGCGAGCGCCATGGCGCTCATGTTGCGCGAGCTCGGCATTCCCGCCCGACTGGTGACCGGGTTTCTCGTCCAGGAATGGAACCCGTTTGGGCAGTACGCCATCGTCCGCCAAGGGGACGCCCACGCCTGGGTCGAAGCGTTCCTGCCCGAGTCGGGATGGACGCGCTTCGACCCCACGCCGCCGGCGCCGCTTGCCGACCGTCCGTGGACGGGACGGGTCGAACACTACCTCGACAGCCTGCGCACAGGATGGGATCGCTACGTGTTGGATTTCAGCCTTGGGGACCAGCATGCCGCGATCGAGCGCGCCGAAGCCGAATGGAACCTCCTCCGTACCAACGTGACCAGCGGACTCGCTTCCGTGCGCCGGCGTGTGGAACGCGTGTCGGATACCGCGTGGATCATCGGCGGACTCGTCGCCCTCTTCGCGTTGGCCGGGGTGGTCACGCGGCGGGGGGTGCGGTGGCCGACACGTCGCCCCCCGCCGTCCGACGACGCGTCGATTGCGTTCTACCAACGACTCCTGCGCCTACTGGAGCAACGCGGCGTGACAAAACCGTCGGCGGTAACCCCGCTGGAATTCGCGGTGCACCACGCATCGCGGCTGGATTACGCCACGGAGATCCGGCGCGTCACGGAGCGGTACTATGAAGTCCGGTACGGGCGCCGACGCCTGTCACCGACCGAACGCCGAGCGTTGGAAACCGATCTGGCCGTGATCGAACGGGAGGGTCG encodes:
- a CDS encoding MoxR family ATPase, with protein sequence MLADPQAKIAALHDNIERVICGKSDVVTLAMVTLLARGHLLIEDVPGVGKTTLAHSFARSLSCSFKRIQFTSDLLPSDIIGLSVLNQTSREFEFRPGPIFANIVLADEINRTTPKTQSSLLEAMNDAQVSVDSHTHPLPRPFMVIATQNPVEYHGTYPLPESQLDRFMIRAHMGYPDVEDEKRIITAKHLVGRAEEISPVLGADDVVALQEITSRVTIDDGLVDYLMAIVSATRSRPDVDLGVSTRGAVFLYRATQAMALIEGRTYALPDDVKRLAVPVFAHRIVVNPGVESFDRRNDDAKDILTEILDQVPVPL
- a CDS encoding sigma-54 dependent transcriptional regulator codes for the protein MPALIGQSPTIRQLHDAIRQVSDSPTTVLILGETGTGKELVARVLHDLSSRRAGPFVAVNCAAIPDDLIESELFGHERGAFTDAHATRRGQFEMANGGTLFLDEIGDLSLRAQGNLLRVIEERMFARVGGTEPIRVDVRLLGATNVDLEQAVRNGGFREDLYHRLNVVPIQVPPLRERSEDIPMLVEHFLARANQEHGSQKTIAPEVMDRLAGYDWPGNVREMENLMARLVALAANPVIQEDDLPLKVRARARTRTLAEDVRRGAVSLTQAVDAFERELILDALTRTSHVQVRAAKALGITRRILKYKMDALGIPVTRPRARPIRRQAA
- a CDS encoding DUF58 domain-containing protein; protein product: MTATAASLMPRSGRKPGASSATPRPRQRTTRSAKVTPTGIRFLLLALAVGLAAVNTGNNILYLLFAMMLSLIVVAGLFSERVLARLGATRSLPLRLFADTPTPYQMVLSNGKRFMPAFSLRIREGRGAFRLDAAEHRCPRLEPGGAVTIDSVATFRDRGVHHLPGIEVITTFPFGLFEKTLRIPVETDLLVYPSLDSLRRSSGRPLMEDGPSGTHRGTAGVSHIREYRTGDDPRFIHWKHSARRAKLVIREPEREGARSLVLVFSNRLPPDPLPIHRAWFEDAVRLTASLADRAIRDGREVLMATWDGTTRMGRGALHLERVLRTLATIGPTTTQAGDRLVAWSGDLAQQTVHLILVWDDPQWSTIRPRCERVWVVAQDVSRDAS
- a CDS encoding DUF3488 and transglutaminase-like domain-containing protein codes for the protein MTRAARRASHVMALVGLASLAVTGQIGAPWLAAGALAVLASAAMDATRLSLNAQAPWANLLILAALGFAVADSLWLSPSLLHVGAHLLIVLMLTRLRHRNAREYLQLVVIVFLQMVAAAGLAAHGTFNAGFAAYLPVMVWVLVHYHLLSEAERAETGPSEPPAGLAPWTAAAALTAIIAAGVLFLFLPRMGLELLGVIPQKDVRLSGFSPQVRLGAIGPVKRDPTIVMRVAGPSVGLGGELLYLRGAVFDTFDGQSWLATTPARRMLPQDGEGRFALGRAVGDAPTMAIRAEPLDTPVLFTPERTDAVAGPFAAILVDDDEIFNLPYAPGIRQTYEVWRRPQATASSTGARGGERYLRRTGSARIAELAGQVAASSTTPRGRSLAVERFLRTRYTYTLDVPGGEDRPVETFLFDRRSGYCEHFASAMALMLRELGIPARLVTGFLVQEWNPFGQYAIVRQGDAHAWVEAFLPESGWTRFDPTPPAPLADRPWTGRVEHYLDSLRTGWDRYVLDFSLGDQHAAIERAEAEWNLLRTNVTSGLASVRRRVERVSDTAWIIGGLVALFALAGVVTRRGVRWPTRRPPPSDDASIAFYQRLLRLLEQRGVTKPSAVTPLEFAVHHASRLDYATEIRRVTERYYEVRYGRRRLSPTERRALETDLAVIEREGRRS